A single genomic interval of Amycolatopsis albispora harbors:
- a CDS encoding recombinase family protein: MPSNTTAQDESGDRIPRWAATAGRQTFGQRLTAMGVRLFGSATEPDTGEVTPSWRVRQHVLRDYHAANLVAARTVSEELVRAGFNTGDVPYGYRARRVRVTPAGRRARWRTRLQIEPVEASTVRMIFVWRGEDRLSTTEIRRRLAASRYPAPLDPETGEPGVWTVAIVRAILRNPKYLGRQVWGRTHHGKPTPQADWVWSEVWVHPPLVTAEEFAAADRRWWGVPASAGANDFSANALPPDQRRAA; encoded by the coding sequence ATGCCTTCGAACACCACCGCGCAGGATGAGTCCGGCGACCGCATTCCGCGTTGGGCTGCGACCGCCGGCCGCCAGACTTTCGGGCAGCGCCTCACAGCGATGGGCGTCCGGCTGTTCGGGTCGGCGACGGAGCCGGACACCGGTGAGGTCACGCCGTCGTGGCGCGTGCGGCAGCACGTCCTGCGCGACTACCACGCCGCGAACCTTGTTGCGGCCCGCACCGTGTCCGAGGAATTGGTTCGCGCCGGTTTCAACACCGGAGACGTGCCTTATGGCTATCGCGCTCGGCGGGTCCGGGTCACTCCGGCGGGCCGACGAGCGCGCTGGCGCACTCGGCTGCAGATCGAACCGGTCGAAGCGTCCACGGTGCGGATGATTTTCGTGTGGAGGGGCGAGGATCGCTTGTCCACCACGGAGATCCGTCGCCGACTCGCCGCGTCCCGCTACCCCGCGCCGTTGGACCCCGAGACAGGCGAGCCAGGCGTGTGGACGGTGGCGATTGTGCGGGCGATCCTGCGTAACCCGAAGTACCTCGGCCGCCAGGTCTGGGGGCGCACCCACCACGGAAAGCCGACTCCGCAAGCTGACTGGGTCTGGTCGGAGGTGTGGGTGCACCCGCCGCTGGTGACCGCCGAGGAGTTCGCCGCCGCCGACCGGCGCTGGTGGGGTGTCCCCGCCTCGGCCGGGGCCAACGACTTCTCCGCGAATGCGCTGCCGCCCGACCAACGGCGGGCCGCGTGA
- a CDS encoding tyrosine-type recombinase/integrase: MVTARNGELTVTEREALAKTYDQPCPRSSQARRLVLRRLLEPINEVTGHWGEKNAARVCNSVLGRVHKEQRPYWRWDEATWIDLAEQAGVSSDRAQRAPVIAVAHLLGLHRSLHHHVQVQESRVADLVFGRDAFQVVLAEVIDTLRSWDASQHTVVGQIPAALSDLLLVTGTPRLQDITEQRIRELAERYPAGARRRGLIKISRVLAHKGIIATALHGNDTQRGPRPDTLATVPPSWLAWAQRWRDLSTHEPGTIRGMFSVILIAGRWAAEKHPEALEPQLWTRDIAAEYVADTLHAVHGQWAGHNRNTTKRGQPLTAVGKVQRIDSLRGFFSDLIEWEWIKPRFDPRKALAGPLSVRAQIGPNPRIIDEVSWAKLMAAGLTLNSEDLNEYGTPRAKATADGRRLYYPIEMVRALVGVWLFAGCRIDEIRRLDVDCIDRDEGRDDKTGETFPICLLRVPQNKTSRPFSKPVDPIVGQLIDAWKHVRPSQPKIVDRKTGEHREFLFCVRGEQIGRAYLNDTVLPALCRKAGIPESDSRGALTSHRARSTIATQLLNAPEPLSIADLKEWLGHKHFSSTRHYAAILQRRLTAAYRKADYFARNVRTIQVLIDRETILSGGATDGEQPWKYYDLGDGYCTYDFFAKCPHRLACARCPFYLPKESSAGRLLEVKDGVDQMLERLTLTDDERAALEGDRDALATLAERLAKVPTPAGPTPEQLGTDRAFVALTTVQDSLTGGRP; encoded by the coding sequence ATGGTGACCGCGCGGAACGGCGAGCTGACCGTCACCGAGCGGGAGGCGCTCGCCAAGACCTACGACCAGCCCTGCCCTCGGTCGAGCCAGGCGCGCAGGCTGGTGCTGCGGAGGCTGCTGGAGCCGATCAACGAGGTGACCGGTCACTGGGGCGAGAAGAACGCCGCCCGCGTCTGCAACAGCGTACTGGGCCGGGTGCACAAGGAACAGCGGCCGTACTGGCGCTGGGATGAGGCGACCTGGATCGACCTCGCCGAGCAGGCCGGAGTCTCCAGCGACCGCGCGCAGCGCGCGCCGGTGATCGCCGTGGCGCACCTGCTGGGCCTGCACCGCAGCTTGCACCACCATGTGCAGGTTCAGGAATCGAGGGTTGCCGACCTGGTGTTCGGCCGCGACGCGTTCCAGGTGGTGTTGGCCGAGGTGATCGACACGTTGCGCTCGTGGGACGCGTCCCAGCACACCGTGGTCGGCCAGATCCCGGCGGCGTTGAGCGACCTGCTGCTGGTGACCGGCACGCCGCGCCTGCAGGACATCACCGAGCAGCGGATCCGCGAACTGGCCGAGCGGTATCCGGCAGGTGCGCGGCGGCGCGGGCTGATCAAGATTTCGCGGGTGCTCGCGCACAAGGGCATCATCGCCACGGCGCTGCACGGTAACGACACTCAGCGCGGACCGCGGCCGGACACCCTGGCCACGGTGCCACCGAGCTGGCTGGCCTGGGCGCAGCGCTGGCGAGACCTGTCCACTCATGAGCCGGGCACGATCCGCGGGATGTTCTCGGTGATCCTCATCGCCGGACGCTGGGCGGCCGAGAAACACCCCGAGGCGCTCGAACCGCAGCTGTGGACCCGCGATATCGCCGCCGAGTACGTCGCCGACACCCTGCACGCGGTCCACGGGCAATGGGCCGGGCACAACCGCAACACCACCAAGCGCGGCCAGCCGCTGACCGCCGTGGGCAAGGTGCAGCGCATCGACAGCCTGCGCGGGTTCTTCTCCGACTTGATCGAGTGGGAGTGGATCAAACCCAGGTTCGACCCGCGCAAGGCCCTGGCCGGACCGCTGTCGGTGCGCGCCCAGATCGGCCCGAATCCACGGATCATCGACGAGGTCTCCTGGGCCAAGCTGATGGCCGCCGGGCTCACGCTCAACAGCGAGGACCTCAACGAATACGGCACCCCGCGGGCCAAGGCCACCGCCGATGGCCGGCGGTTGTACTACCCGATCGAGATGGTCCGCGCCCTGGTCGGCGTGTGGCTGTTCGCCGGGTGCCGCATCGACGAGATCCGCCGACTGGACGTCGACTGCATCGACCGGGACGAGGGCCGCGACGACAAGACCGGGGAGACCTTCCCGATCTGCCTGCTGCGAGTGCCGCAGAACAAGACCTCGCGGCCGTTCTCCAAGCCGGTCGACCCGATCGTCGGCCAGCTCATCGATGCGTGGAAGCACGTCCGGCCGTCGCAACCCAAGATCGTGGACCGCAAGACCGGTGAGCACCGCGAGTTCCTGTTCTGCGTCCGCGGCGAGCAGATCGGCCGGGCCTACCTCAACGACACCGTGCTGCCCGCGCTCTGCCGCAAGGCCGGTATCCCCGAATCCGACTCCCGAGGAGCGCTGACCAGCCACCGCGCCCGGTCCACCATCGCCACCCAACTACTCAACGCACCTGAGCCACTGTCCATTGCGGACCTGAAGGAATGGTTGGGGCACAAGCACTTCTCCAGCACCCGGCACTACGCTGCGATCCTGCAACGCCGACTCACCGCCGCCTACCGCAAGGCCGACTACTTCGCCCGCAACGTGCGCACCATCCAGGTGCTCATCGACCGGGAGACCATCCTGTCCGGCGGCGCGACCGATGGTGAGCAGCCGTGGAAGTACTACGACCTCGGGGACGGGTACTGCACCTACGACTTCTTCGCCAAATGCCCGCACCGGCTCGCTTGCGCCCGCTGCCCGTTCTACCTGCCCAAGGAATCCAGCGCCGGGCGCTTGCTCGAAGTCAAAGACGGCGTCGACCAGATGCTCGAACGCCTCACCCTCACCGACGACGAACGCGCCGCCCTCGAAGGCGACCGCGACGCCCTCGCCACGCTGGCCGAACGCCTCGCCAAAGTCCCCACCCCCGCCGGGCCTACACCGGAGCAACTCGGCACAGATCGCGCGTTCGTCGCGCTCACCACCGTTCAGGACAGCCTCACCGGAGGACGACCATGA
- a CDS encoding DUF7221 family queuine tRNA-ribosyltransferase-like protein, with amino-acid sequence MRFFLGTHQPSWLARDLGVPLLVSHRRLADRRSLPRASAPWACDSGGFTELSMHGRWRIDERGYVAALRRYATEISNLAWAAPMDHMTEAHVLARTGATVRVHQHRTVANYLRLRDLAPELPIIPVLQGQSIADYNRCADFYERHGVDLAALPLVGVGSVCRRQHTAEVEQIMRSLSARGYRLHAFGAKVLGLGRYADAISSSDSAAWSFRGRYVPGCTPSHRSESNCLRFALAWHTRLLTSLRAEEPGHQSDRGPTSARGKGPRAGGQRTGRTRPGSPRPRQAGGRTAARTQNSRAS; translated from the coding sequence ATGAGGTTCTTCCTTGGGACCCATCAGCCGTCCTGGCTCGCCCGCGATCTCGGTGTCCCACTGTTGGTCTCCCACCGCAGGCTGGCCGATCGGCGCAGCCTTCCGCGCGCGAGCGCGCCGTGGGCGTGCGACTCCGGAGGCTTCACGGAGTTGTCGATGCACGGCAGGTGGCGCATCGACGAACGCGGCTACGTCGCGGCGCTTCGCCGCTACGCCACCGAGATCAGCAACCTCGCGTGGGCCGCGCCAATGGACCACATGACGGAGGCTCATGTCTTGGCACGCACCGGTGCGACGGTGCGCGTCCATCAGCACCGCACGGTCGCGAACTACCTGCGGCTGCGTGATCTCGCCCCCGAGTTGCCGATCATCCCCGTACTGCAAGGCCAGTCCATTGCGGACTACAACCGGTGCGCGGACTTCTACGAACGACACGGCGTCGATCTCGCCGCACTGCCGCTGGTCGGGGTGGGCAGTGTGTGCCGACGCCAGCACACCGCTGAAGTCGAGCAGATCATGCGGTCGCTGTCGGCTCGCGGGTACCGCTTGCACGCTTTCGGAGCGAAGGTGCTCGGGCTGGGGCGCTATGCCGACGCGATCTCCAGCAGTGACTCGGCGGCCTGGAGTTTCCGGGGCAGGTATGTGCCCGGCTGCACGCCCAGCCACCGCAGCGAATCCAACTGCCTGCGCTTCGCGCTGGCTTGGCACACCAGGCTTCTGACCTCCTTGCGCGCCGAAGAACCCGGCCATCAGTCCGACCGCGGGCCGACTTCCGCGCGCGGCAAGGGACCGCGAGCAGGCGGCCAGAGAACCGGACGCACCCGCCCTGGCTCGCCGCGTCCGCGCCAGGCCGGAGGCCGGACGGCCGCTCGCACGCAGAACTCGCGCGCCTCATAG
- a CDS encoding VUT family protein, whose product MTGLPRSPATAGHGLVWAGLAVSAAYVGSVVMANWASTHWSALLVSSLIVPAGTLWAGVTLTLRDLLHETLGTSGVLAAIVVGAWLSWSLASPQIAVASVVAFAVSECVDSVIYGRIRGRSRLGAVVGSNVVGLVSDSVLFVPLAFGSFAAVPGQILGKAVATALTVAVLLLANTARRAVSR is encoded by the coding sequence ATGACCGGGCTGCCGCGCTCGCCCGCGACGGCGGGGCACGGGCTCGTCTGGGCGGGTCTGGCGGTGTCGGCCGCCTACGTCGGCTCGGTGGTGATGGCGAACTGGGCCTCCACGCACTGGTCGGCTCTGCTCGTCAGCTCGCTGATCGTGCCCGCCGGCACGCTGTGGGCCGGGGTGACGCTGACGCTGCGAGACCTGCTGCACGAGACCCTGGGCACGTCGGGCGTTCTCGCCGCGATCGTGGTGGGGGCGTGGCTGTCCTGGTCGTTGGCCTCACCGCAGATCGCCGTCGCGAGCGTTGTCGCGTTCGCCGTGTCCGAGTGCGTCGACTCGGTCATCTACGGCCGGATTCGGGGCCGGTCGCGGCTGGGCGCGGTCGTCGGCTCGAACGTCGTCGGGCTGGTGAGCGACAGCGTGCTGTTCGTGCCGCTGGCGTTCGGGTCCTTCGCCGCAGTGCCCGGTCAGATCCTCGGCAAGGCGGTCGCGACCGCGCTCACCGTTGCGGTGTTGCTGCTCGCGAATACCGCTCGGCGGGCGGTGTCACGATGA
- a CDS encoding tyrosine-type recombinase/integrase — protein sequence MSAGNIRDDALDPAHRFVSMPLHVLNPDGSRGLARRQCTSEYKISPLKKTARELLGYPHPRRVPRGVYVEQAIGISTDEFTRAKDSGVRYLRNVFPLIDLGWDRTRCADYLAERGFGETVKSACVGCLMWNLSWLGCQFMITVQWERYPLVDQHPEGRRWLQFTANIGRAWNTVDAYGRAVDDHLAFCLTIGTSPEAARPDVVAAWIGDMHQRPNRNGGVGLANSTIQVRIIGVRSFYDFLVEEGIRERNPVRRGQSSRRGGQARQGLVRRVEKAPWIPNDHAWDRILRACEHEPVRNRLMVTFAYDGALRREELVSLEPGDLEPAWSLIHLRAETTKSKRAREVSFGTTSAQLLVAYLRQRGELFGRVDSGLFLSESRRNRGEPLGRSSWSKIVTGVAKRAEVPQLSTHTFRHLRLTDLARAGWSIDEIAQYAGHRDLSTTLKYIHLSGRELAAKLHKATRSLQADRERRLAALVEAW from the coding sequence GTGTCGGCGGGCAACATCCGCGACGACGCGCTCGACCCGGCCCACCGGTTCGTGTCGATGCCACTGCATGTCCTCAACCCCGACGGCAGCCGTGGCTTGGCGCGTAGGCAATGTACTAGCGAGTACAAAATTTCGCCGCTGAAGAAGACGGCACGCGAACTGCTCGGCTACCCGCATCCACGACGGGTGCCGCGCGGGGTGTACGTCGAGCAGGCCATCGGCATCAGCACCGACGAGTTCACCCGCGCGAAGGACTCGGGCGTGCGCTACCTGCGCAACGTCTTCCCGCTGATCGACCTCGGCTGGGACCGCACGCGGTGCGCCGACTATCTCGCCGAGCGCGGGTTCGGCGAGACGGTGAAAAGCGCCTGCGTCGGGTGCCTTATGTGGAATCTGAGCTGGCTAGGTTGCCAGTTCATGATCACAGTGCAGTGGGAGCGCTATCCCCTGGTAGACCAGCATCCTGAAGGCCGTCGATGGTTGCAGTTCACAGCGAACATCGGGCGAGCCTGGAACACGGTGGACGCCTACGGACGCGCGGTGGATGACCATCTCGCGTTCTGCTTGACGATCGGCACCAGCCCGGAAGCGGCGCGGCCGGATGTCGTCGCGGCGTGGATCGGTGACATGCATCAGCGGCCGAACCGGAACGGCGGCGTCGGGCTGGCGAACTCGACCATCCAGGTACGGATCATTGGTGTCCGGTCGTTCTACGATTTCCTTGTCGAGGAAGGGATCCGGGAACGCAACCCGGTCCGGCGTGGACAGTCCAGCCGCCGAGGAGGTCAGGCGAGGCAGGGCTTGGTACGGCGGGTGGAGAAGGCGCCGTGGATCCCGAACGACCATGCCTGGGACCGCATCCTGCGGGCGTGTGAGCACGAGCCGGTGCGCAACCGGCTGATGGTGACCTTCGCCTACGACGGCGCGCTGCGCCGCGAGGAGCTGGTGTCGCTGGAGCCGGGGGACCTGGAACCGGCCTGGTCGTTGATTCACCTGCGGGCGGAGACGACCAAGTCCAAACGCGCCCGCGAGGTGTCCTTCGGCACCACCTCCGCGCAGCTGCTGGTGGCCTACCTGCGCCAGCGCGGCGAGCTGTTCGGCCGAGTCGACAGCGGCCTGTTCCTCAGCGAGTCCCGCCGCAACCGCGGCGAACCGCTGGGCCGATCGAGCTGGTCGAAGATCGTTACCGGCGTCGCGAAACGGGCCGAGGTTCCGCAGCTGTCCACCCACACCTTCCGGCACCTGCGGCTGACCGACCTGGCTCGCGCGGGGTGGAGCATCGACGAGATCGCCCAGTACGCCGGTCACCGTGACCTGTCCACGACGCTGAAGTACATCCATCTGTCCGGTCGGGAACTGGCCGCCAAGCTGCACAAGGCCACCCGCTCGTTGCAGGCTGACCGCGAGCGCCGTCTCGCCGCTCTGGTGGAGGCATGGTGA